GGAAGATCATCCAGGCTCACGCCGAGCGCATCGGACAGCGCGCGCAGGGTCGTGATAGAGCCCTGCTTTCTACCGGTCTCAATTTCGGCAATTGTCACACGGTTCACGCCCGCCTTTTCGGCGAGGGCGTCTTTCTGTCAGGCCGCGCAGGTTGCGGTAGACGCGCAAGGCGATTTCGCCGTTAAGCAGTCGGTTCGCGCAATCCGCTGGGATCAGTTCATCCTCACCGGCCGAAAGCGTGACCTTGGTGCGGTCATAAAGGTCCAATATGATGGTTAAGGGTACAGTGACACGAGATGTTTTGCCTGGAAAAACCCTGGCGGTTATTCTGACAGCGCAGCGTCATCCCCCTGATCTAATGGATCCAAAGGTGCTTGTGCCAGACCAGCATCCTGTAATTGCTCCGGGTCCGGCAGATCGGCGAGCGAGGTCAGATCAAACGCGGCCAGAAACGCGTCTGTGGTCACGAATGTATAGGGCGCCCCGCGGCGGGGTTCGCGAGGTCCCGGCGCGATCAGGTCACGCTCGGACAGCCGCCCGATCAGATCGCGGCTGATGTCCTTGCCAAAGATATCTTTCAGCCCGTCGCGGCTGATGGGCTGGTGATAGGCGATTGCGGCCAGAACAGCCACATCATGGTCGCTTAGATTCAAGGCCTGCTCTGTAGCATCAGCTGCCGCGCGGATGGCGGGGCCATAAGCCGCGCGCGTGCGCAAAAGCCACCCGTTGCCACATTTGGCAATTTCATAGGGGCGGGTTTCCACGTCAGCCCTCAAATCCTCGATCAGCAGATCGACTGAGGCTCCCTGCCCCACCACGCGGGCCAGATCTTCGCGCGCGACCGGCGCAGCGCTTGCAAAGAGCACCGCCTCGATGCGCTTCATCCATTCCCGCCAGCGCAGCTCTGGCGGCAGATCGGACAAGTCGCGGTCAAAATCGGGCGCGCGCTTTTTTGCCATGTCACAACCCGTAGAGCCGGAATGCGTCCCGCCCGGTCAATTCGCGCAGAGCGCCCAAATCCACCAGCCGGTCGCAAAACCGCCGTGCCGCACGATCCGACATCAGCACGGTCAGCGCCGACGGGGCGATGGCATCGCGGCTCAAGACCATATCAACCCCCCTGTCCGCCTGTTTGCTCCGCAGCTTGGGGGCCACCGCATGCAACTGCGCGGCGCGGCGCGTCAGATCGGTGGCGAGAGACAGCGCATCACCGGTCGCGCGCAGCAAAGCTTTGTAACAGGCCAGACGCAGGTCATCCCCGCGCAATGTCAGATCGCGGCGTGGCAGATGCGCCCCCAAGAGCGCGATCAGATGCGTCCAGCCCAGGGCGCGCGCCAGTGCGGCATCGGCCAAAATCAACGCGGGCACATGATCGCGCGGGGCATCGGTCAAAACCGCCTCGATTATATGGGCCGCCTGCGCCACCGGATCGCCGGCCGCAGCCTTGCGCCAAAGCGCGAGCTGCGGTGCGCCCAAACCTGGAAAGACGCGCTGCAAACTGGCCTCGGACACAGGGCGCGCGCTCGCGCGGTGCCAGGCCAGTGCAATGTCGCCTGCAGGCCCGGGCTGTTCCCCGGGCCGCAACAGGCACAGGATATCGCGCAGCGCCGCTTCGCGTTCAGGGCGGCCAGAGAGCGATACTGTATGCGCTGCAGCCGTCAGCGAGAGCCGCGCCCGCCACGCGGACTGTGGCAGGGACGGGTTAGACCTTGCGACATCCAGCAAAGCCAGCGCCGCGCCTGCGTAAAGCCCCGCGCTTTCAGGGGCGTCACTCGGGGCGCGCGCCAGCCAGTCCGGCAGGCGGCGGGGCCAGAGGTCGGGGTCGGATTGCAAGGCGCGTGTCATGATTTAGGATAGCACCTCGCGGCGGATAATGCCAGATCAAAGCGCGATAAGCGCCGGAGCTTGCAATGCTCAGCTACGTCCAGTAAGATTGCATTATCGGACGTAATGGGGCATGCTGCAGGCCAGTCTCATTGTGACTTCAGTTCCATGGGTGGATTCGGTCGAAATCGCCTCTCTCGTCGAGGAAATTTCCATTTAATCGGTGGACCGGGCTCTTGCTCAATCTCTGGACTCAGGATGAAGAAAACAAAATGGGCACCAAAAGCAACAAGTTCTGCATGCAGGAGAACGATCAGATCAAACAGCCACCCAAGCCTACTCAACCGATGCCCCCATCAGATTCCGATCATGAAGCTATAATCCAGGAATGAAACAAAAGCATGAATGCCATGATATCATCATATTAAAGTCCACTAATGGAACAAAAACGACACTCAAAATTACCGGTTTTTCGGGGAAAGTATGTCGGAAGAACACGAGAAATCGATCTCAGCGTCCATGGACACGGTTGAAAGTACTCAGGTCGACGAGAGCGCGCAAGAAAAAAGTGATGGCATTGCCCTGCCCGCGCATGTTGCGGGCTCTGGCGTGCTCGATCGCCTTGTGGAGACCGCGCGGGACTATGCAAGCGCTGCGGCGTCCGACAATACACGATCCGCCTATGCCAAGGACTGGGCGCATTTTGCGCGCTGGTGCCGGATGCGCGGGGCGGACCCCCTGCCCCCGTCGCCGGAACTTGTGGGCCTTTATATCGCTGATCTGGCCGCACCACAGGGCCACGGTCCAACCAAGCCCCCTGCCCTATCGGTTGCCTCCATCGAGCGCCGCTTGTCTGGCTTGGGTTGGGGCTATGCGCAGCGCGGGCTGCAGCTTGATCGCAAGGATCGCCATATCGCCACTGTGCTGGCCGGTATTCGGCGCAGACATGCCAGGCCGCCAGTGCAGAAGGAGGCTATTCTTGCCGACGACATTCGCGCCATGGTCGCCACCCTGCCCCATGATCTGCGCGGCTTGCGCGACCGCGCCATTTTGCTGATCGGGTTTACCGGCGGGTTGCGGCGATCAGAGATCGTCAGCCTGGACCGGCACAAGGATGACACGATGGACAGCG
The Roseinatronobacter monicus DNA segment above includes these coding regions:
- a CDS encoding helix-turn-helix transcriptional regulator — encoded protein: MNRVTIAEIETGRKQGSITTLRALSDALGVSLDDLPRTVGQKRPVEPFN
- the scpB gene encoding SMC-Scp complex subunit ScpB → MAKKRAPDFDRDLSDLPPELRWREWMKRIEAVLFASAAPVAREDLARVVGQGASVDLLIEDLRADVETRPYEIAKCGNGWLLRTRAAYGPAIRAAADATEQALNLSDHDVAVLAAIAYHQPISRDGLKDIFGKDISRDLIGRLSERDLIAPGPREPRRGAPYTFVTTDAFLAAFDLTSLADLPDPEQLQDAGLAQAPLDPLDQGDDAALSE
- a CDS encoding DUF1403 family protein, with product MTRALQSDPDLWPRRLPDWLARAPSDAPESAGLYAGAALALLDVARSNPSLPQSAWRARLSLTAAAHTVSLSGRPEREAALRDILCLLRPGEQPGPAGDIALAWHRASARPVSEASLQRVFPGLGAPQLALWRKAAAGDPVAQAAHIIEAVLTDAPRDHVPALILADAALARALGWTHLIALLGAHLPRRDLTLRGDDLRLACYKALLRATGDALSLATDLTRRAAQLHAVAPKLRSKQADRGVDMVLSRDAIAPSALTVLMSDRAARRFCDRLVDLGALRELTGRDAFRLYGL
- a CDS encoding tyrosine-type recombinase/integrase — translated: MSEEHEKSISASMDTVESTQVDESAQEKSDGIALPAHVAGSGVLDRLVETARDYASAAASDNTRSAYAKDWAHFARWCRMRGADPLPPSPELVGLYIADLAAPQGHGPTKPPALSVASIERRLSGLGWGYAQRGLQLDRKDRHIATVLAGIRRRHARPPVQKEAILADDIRAMVATLPHDLRGLRDRAILLIGFTGGLRRSEIVSLDRHKDDTMDSGGWIDILDGGALITLRGKTGWREVEIGRGSSDQTCPVHALEQWLHYGRISFGPIFTGVTRDGKRARETRLNDKHIARLIKACVLDAGLRPDLPDAERVKLYSGHSLRAGLASSAEVDERYVQKQLGHASAEMTRRYQRRRDRFRVNLTKAAGL